One genomic region from bacterium encodes:
- the coaE gene encoding dephospho-CoA kinase (Dephospho-CoA kinase (CoaE) performs the final step in coenzyme A biosynthesis.): MLKVGLTGNAGAGKSTVAAIWRDQRGALVLDADGLGRAAVEPGTPALAALVERFGPRTLQPNGSLDRGRMARIAFTDPEALAALNSIVHPEILRRVDQILAEAEAAGVEVAVVDAALIYEFGLDKKLDCVVLVDSPLETRRARVLAKGKMDEATFERVIAAQLAPGELRRRADYVIENDCDRKTLQRRALEVYKKLVGGEKE; this comes from the coding sequence ATGCTCAAAGTGGGGCTGACCGGCAACGCCGGGGCTGGAAAAAGCACAGTGGCCGCGATCTGGCGCGACCAGCGCGGCGCGCTGGTGCTGGATGCGGATGGCTTGGGACGGGCCGCGGTGGAGCCGGGCACACCGGCCCTGGCGGCCCTGGTGGAACGCTTCGGGCCGCGCACTCTTCAGCCGAACGGCAGCCTGGACCGCGGACGCATGGCCCGGATCGCCTTTACCGACCCGGAGGCTTTGGCCGCGCTCAACTCCATCGTGCACCCGGAAATACTGCGCCGGGTGGACCAGATTTTGGCCGAGGCCGAGGCTGCGGGCGTGGAAGTGGCCGTGGTGGATGCCGCCCTGATCTACGAGTTCGGCCTGGATAAAAAGCTGGACTGCGTGGTGCTGGTGGACTCGCCCCTGGAGACACGCCGCGCGCGGGTGCTGGCCAAGGGGAAAATGGACGAGGCCACGTTCGAGCGGGTGATTGCGGCCCAGCTCGCGCCGGGGGAGTTGCGCCGTCGGGCGGACTATGTGATCGAAAACGACTGCGACCGGAAAACCTTGCAGCGAAGGGCGCTGGAGGTGTATAAGAAATTGGTTGGGGGTGAAAAGGAATAG